The Candidatus Binatia bacterium DNA window AGGACGCCGCCGAACGTGGAGAGCACGACCGCCTCGCTCAGGAACTGGCCGGTCAAGTCCGACCGGCGCGCCCCCAGCGCCTTCCGGAGGCCGATCTCACGGGTCCGCTCCGTGACCGCGACGAGCATGATGTTCATGATCACGATGCCGCCCACCACGAGGGAGATCGCCACCAGCGCGATCGTCCCGGC harbors:
- a CDS encoding FtsX-like permease family protein produces the protein AGTIALVAISLVVGGIVIMNIMLVAVTERTREIGLRKALGARRSDLTGQFLSEAVVLSTFGGVLGVAAGISFALFIRAVTPLPASIQPWSVLISLGVASSVGLFFGVYPATRAAQLDPIAALRQE